A stretch of the Streptomyces sp. WMMB303 genome encodes the following:
- a CDS encoding cytochrome c biogenesis protein ResB yields MSTTGTGKGAADAAADEAGEATESAEARGSAGAAAESGADSGSERAAAAQLSTAPGEEKLNVPSLGPLGWLRWFWRQLTSMRVALILLFLLSLGAIPGSIVPQTPVDALKVEQFRADHTTLAPLYDKLQLFDVYTSVWFSAIYILLFVSLIGCIVPRTWQFVGQLRARPPRAPRRLDRMPVYTTWRTAAEPEETLAAARSLLRRRRFRTHRDGSGGGAVASEKGYLREVGNLLFHIALIVLLLAFASGQLFKSEGRKLIVQGDGFSNVLTQYDDFQSGSLFSADMLDPFAFRLKKFHATYEESGPNKGTPRDYRADIAIAEGADGTERDATIKVNHPLKVGSSKIYLIANGYAPVVTVKDGKGNIAYRGPVPFLQQDNNQTSSGVVKVTDYLDAKGRKDQLGFQGFFVPDFEPRSGTMFSQSPGLKNPTMFLTAYHGNLGVDGGPAQNVYQLDTDNMTKFKDKDGGPFAEKLTPGSTMKLPNGAGSLTFDGVKKWANFQVSHQVGNGWALGGALAAIVGLAGSLFIQRRRVWVRAYAAEDGCTVVEMAALGRSESARLPDELASLATDMQAAAPVAAEPPAAAAATEGAPSAEAAADGTAAPDPADPAEAPEGAGK; encoded by the coding sequence ATGAGCACAACCGGTACCGGCAAGGGGGCCGCCGACGCGGCGGCCGACGAGGCCGGTGAGGCGACGGAGTCGGCCGAGGCGCGCGGCAGCGCGGGCGCGGCAGCCGAGTCCGGGGCCGATTCCGGGAGCGAGCGCGCGGCCGCGGCCCAGCTCTCGACCGCGCCCGGCGAGGAGAAGCTGAACGTTCCCTCGCTCGGCCCGCTGGGCTGGCTGCGCTGGTTCTGGCGGCAGCTCACCTCGATGCGGGTGGCGCTGATCCTGCTCTTCCTGCTGTCGCTGGGCGCCATACCGGGCTCGATCGTCCCGCAGACGCCCGTCGACGCGCTCAAGGTCGAGCAGTTCCGCGCCGACCACACCACCCTCGCGCCGCTGTACGACAAGCTGCAGCTCTTCGACGTCTACACGTCGGTCTGGTTCTCGGCGATCTACATCCTGCTGTTCGTCTCGCTGATCGGCTGCATCGTGCCGCGCACCTGGCAGTTCGTCGGCCAGTTGCGCGCCCGGCCGCCGCGCGCCCCGCGCCGGCTGGACCGGATGCCGGTCTACACGACCTGGCGCACCGCGGCGGAGCCGGAGGAGACGCTGGCGGCGGCCCGTTCGCTGCTGCGGCGCAGGCGGTTCCGCACCCACCGGGACGGTTCGGGCGGGGGCGCGGTCGCCTCCGAGAAGGGCTATCTGCGCGAGGTCGGCAACCTCCTGTTCCACATCGCCCTCATCGTGCTGCTGCTGGCCTTCGCCTCGGGGCAGCTGTTCAAGTCCGAGGGGCGCAAGCTGATCGTCCAGGGCGACGGGTTCTCCAACGTCCTCACCCAGTACGACGACTTCCAGTCCGGCTCGCTCTTCAGCGCCGACATGCTCGATCCCTTCGCCTTCCGGCTGAAGAAGTTCCACGCCACCTACGAGGAGAGCGGGCCCAACAAGGGCACCCCGCGTGACTATCGCGCCGACATCGCCATCGCCGAGGGCGCCGACGGCACGGAGCGGGACGCCACCATCAAGGTGAACCATCCGCTGAAGGTCGGCTCGTCCAAGATCTACCTGATCGCCAACGGGTACGCGCCCGTGGTCACCGTCAAGGACGGCAAGGGCAACATCGCCTACCGCGGCCCGGTGCCCTTCCTCCAGCAGGACAACAACCAGACCTCCAGCGGAGTGGTGAAGGTCACCGACTACCTGGACGCGAAGGGCCGCAAGGACCAGCTCGGCTTCCAGGGCTTCTTCGTCCCCGACTTCGAGCCGCGCAGCGGCACCATGTTCTCCCAGTCGCCCGGCCTGAAGAACCCGACGATGTTCCTGACCGCCTACCACGGCAACCTGGGTGTGGACGGCGGACCGGCGCAGAACGTGTACCAGCTGGACACGGACAACATGACCAAGTTCAAGGACAAGGACGGCGGTCCGTTCGCCGAGAAGCTCACCCCCGGCTCCACCATGAAGCTCCCGAACGGTGCGGGGAGCCTCACCTTCGACGGCGTGAAGAAGTGGGCGAACTTCCAGGTCTCCCACCAGGTGGGCAACGGCTGGGCACTGGGCGGGGCGCTCGCCGCCATCGTGGGACTCGCGGGTTCCCTGTTCATCCAGCGCCGCCGGGTGTGGGTGCGGGCCTACGCCGCCGAGGACGGGTGCACGGTCGTCGAGATGGCCGCGCTCGGCCGCAGCGAGTCGGCCCGGCTGCCGGACGAACTCGCCTCGCTGGCCACCGATATGCAAGCCGCGGCCCCCGTCGCGGCCGAGCCCCCTGCCGCGGCCGCCGCGACCGAGGGCGCACCGTCCGCGGAAGCCGCCGCGGACGGCACCGCAGCGCCCGACCCCGCCGATCCTGCTGAAGCCCCCGAAGGAGCAGGCAAGTGA
- a CDS encoding cytochrome c biogenesis protein CcdA, whose protein sequence is MISLAATGMNGTVYGGALLLALPVALLGGLVSFFSPCVLPLVPGYLSYVTGVSGTDLAEARRGRMFLGAGLFVLGFTAVFVSGGALFGGFGATLQEHRILISRVLGGLTIVLGLAFMGALGPLTRFTQREVRIHKRPAIGLAGAPMLGVLFGIGWTPCIGPTLAAVLTLSSNQASAGRGALLTVAYCLGLGVPFVVAALAFRRALGAFGWVKQHYAWVMRIGGGMLVAVGVLLVTGIWDRIVYEITIWSSDFTVGI, encoded by the coding sequence ATGATCTCCCTCGCGGCCACCGGAATGAACGGCACCGTCTACGGCGGCGCCCTGCTGCTGGCCCTGCCCGTCGCGCTGCTGGGCGGACTGGTCTCGTTCTTCTCCCCCTGCGTTCTGCCGCTGGTTCCCGGCTATCTCTCCTACGTCACCGGGGTCAGCGGCACCGACCTGGCCGAAGCGCGGCGCGGCCGGATGTTCCTGGGCGCGGGGCTGTTCGTGCTCGGCTTCACTGCCGTCTTCGTCTCCGGCGGCGCCCTCTTCGGCGGTTTCGGCGCCACGCTCCAGGAGCACCGCATCCTCATCTCGCGAGTGCTGGGCGGGCTGACAATCGTGCTCGGGCTCGCCTTCATGGGCGCCCTCGGCCCGCTGACCCGCTTCACCCAGCGGGAGGTGCGGATCCACAAGCGGCCCGCGATCGGGCTGGCGGGAGCGCCGATGCTGGGGGTGCTCTTCGGTATCGGCTGGACGCCGTGCATCGGGCCCACGCTCGCCGCTGTCCTCACGCTCTCCTCGAACCAGGCCAGCGCCGGGCGCGGTGCGCTGCTGACGGTGGCCTACTGCCTGGGCCTGGGGGTGCCGTTCGTCGTCGCCGCGCTCGCCTTCCGCCGTGCGCTGGGTGCGTTCGGCTGGGTGAAGCAGCACTACGCGTGGGTGATGCGGATCGGCGGCGGGATGCTCGTCGCCGTCGGCGTGCTGCTCGTCACAGGCATCTGGGACCGGATCGTCTACGAGATCACGATCTGGTCGTCCGACTTCACGGTGGGGATCTGA
- a CDS encoding TlpA disulfide reductase family protein, with product MSQIRASRRRTVLLAAGIAAGALLLSACGEEQTGSSSGDTKFVQGTGEITKVPKSRRSAVPDLAGPSVDGKKLKLSDFKGKVIVLNVWGSWCSPCRAEAPNLAKVARDTEDQGVQFVGINTRDLDKANAKAFERNYDIDYPSFYDPSGKLILKFPKNTLSPQAIPSTLILDKDGKVAVRALKELSEKELRSALDPLIDAK from the coding sequence ATGAGCCAGATCCGCGCCTCCCGCCGCCGCACCGTCCTGCTGGCCGCCGGGATCGCCGCCGGTGCGCTGCTGCTGTCCGCCTGCGGCGAGGAGCAGACGGGTTCCTCCTCGGGCGACACCAAGTTCGTCCAGGGGACGGGCGAGATCACCAAGGTCCCGAAGTCCCGGCGCTCCGCCGTTCCCGACCTGGCGGGGCCCTCCGTCGACGGGAAGAAGCTGAAGCTCTCCGACTTCAAGGGCAAGGTCATCGTGCTGAACGTGTGGGGCTCCTGGTGCAGCCCCTGCCGGGCGGAGGCACCCAACCTCGCCAAGGTCGCCCGCGACACCGAGGACCAGGGCGTCCAGTTCGTCGGCATCAACACCCGCGACCTGGACAAGGCCAACGCCAAGGCGTTCGAGCGGAACTACGACATCGACTACCCGAGCTTCTACGACCCCAGCGGCAAGCTCATCCTCAAGTTCCCCAAGAACACCCTCTCCCCGCAGGCCATCCCCTCCACCCTGATCCTCGACAAGGACGGCAAGGTCGCGGTGCGGGCCCTGAAGGAACTGAGCGAGAAGGAGCTGCGCTCCGCGCTCGACCCCCTGATCGACGCGAAGTGA
- a CDS encoding histidine phosphatase family protein, which produces MSERLDGAAPAAGADDKTVTVVHVMRHGEVDNPEGILYGRLAGYHLSDLGRRMADRVAEHLEGRDITHVLASPLERAQETAAPIAKAHGLDIGTDERLIEAGNVFQGKTFGVGDGALRKPENWRHLRNPFRPSWGEPYLDQVVRMRSAIEHAKDAARGHEAVCVSHQLPIWILRSFVEHRRLWHDPRRRQCTLASLTSFTFLGDRIVSVGYSEPARDLVPAHLRAGAKRPKGAAKGAQGRGAGA; this is translated from the coding sequence ATGAGCGAGCGCCTGGACGGCGCGGCCCCCGCGGCCGGCGCCGACGACAAGACCGTCACCGTCGTGCATGTGATGCGACACGGCGAGGTCGACAACCCCGAGGGCATCCTCTACGGGCGACTGGCCGGATACCACCTCTCCGACCTGGGCCGCCGGATGGCCGACCGGGTCGCCGAACACCTGGAGGGGCGCGACATCACCCACGTGCTCGCCTCCCCGCTGGAGCGCGCCCAGGAGACCGCGGCCCCGATCGCCAAGGCCCACGGACTCGACATCGGCACCGACGAGCGGCTGATCGAGGCGGGGAACGTCTTCCAGGGCAAGACCTTCGGCGTGGGCGACGGCGCGCTGCGCAAGCCGGAGAACTGGCGCCATCTGCGCAACCCCTTCCGGCCCTCCTGGGGCGAGCCGTATCTGGACCAGGTCGTCCGGATGCGGAGCGCGATCGAGCACGCCAAGGACGCGGCCCGCGGCCACGAGGCCGTCTGCGTCAGCCATCAGCTGCCGATCTGGATCCTGCGCAGCTTCGTCGAGCACCGCAGGCTCTGGCACGACCCGCGGCGCCGCCAGTGCACCCTCGCCTCGCTGACGAGCTTCACCTTCCTCGGGGACCGCATCGTCTCGGTCGGCTACTCCGAGCCGGCCCGCGATCTGGTGCCCGCGCATCTGCGGGCGGGAGCCAAGCGGCCCAAGGGCGCGGCCAAGGGCGCGCAGGGCCGGGGCGCGGGCGCCTGA